TGAGAGTAAAAACATTTGTACTTGATCCATGAAAAGCCAGAGATTccaaagcttaaataaatatgtcaAACTCAATTTGTTACCTCACATGATATATGTGTTgatcttaaaaaataatattcttttgaagcaataatatcatatcattagAAATAATGATAAACTTCAATGTAAAAGAAGTAAAATTTAATAGCACCATTTTGAATTGGTTACCAAATCTGGTTGTTAGAATAAGGTTATGGGAAACTTTTTTGATTCTTAGGTTAATATGAGCAGCACAATTGGGTGCCTAAGAATTGACATTTAGAAATGGAAAAGAGTTCTTCAGTCAGAAAGTATTGATATGTTGAATGTCTTGTCTTATTATTTACTTTTCTTTATGGTTGTATTCAGCAGTTTTGCTGTACCTCACTGACCTTTATCTGCGATTTACTCAATGATGTACGTGTTGAATTTCTTACTTtgtttttatttggatcattaatGGTTACTAGAAGCAGGTATTTTGGCTAGTTATTTTAGTAATGTTACAACGATCAGCTCCTGTGCCTAAAAGATCTGATGATGCAAAAACAGATTGGCACAATGGACGGGAAATTAAATACGCATCTGCTAATATTGTATGCTTCAGAAACAGGAAATGCCATAGATGCTGCTGAGCAGGTTGGTCGTAAGGCAGAGCGCCGCGGTTGCCCTTCTGTCTCTGTCCTCTCTGTGGATGAGTTTCATCCGGTATACTTCTACTCGTTATTTCAGAACATACCAACTTTcagtttttttaaatgttttgtaGGCTGACTATATTGGTTACTTGGCCAGAGTGACTTCCCAAAAAAAGAGAAAGTGATTTTTGTGGTGTCAACCAGAGGACAAGGAGATGCCCctgattctattaaggttttatttatgtttaatgaTAATAAATTCTTTGTTTTTGTGCTTAGCTTTAATCCGTCATAATCAAGATTATTTGGCAGGGGTTTTGGAGGTTTTTGCTGCAAAAAAATTTGTCACATGGGTGGCTTACTGGAGTTTGTTATGCCGTTTTTGGATTGGGTGATTCAAGTTACCAAAAATATAATgtaaagtttttatttttactttattaAATCATCTTATGACCTTATTTCTAGATCAACACCTTATTACAATTCATGAACTTATTTCTAAAGGAAGGTATTCCTTCTTCCGCTGTAATAGCCTAGCccggtgaacggtacggtttaagtcttTATTATTATGGATTATTTGGTTAGATGTTTATAGTTGTGCTTTGGGTTATAGTAtagttggtattattgtttgTTGGTTTGGTTGATATGGTTGGTTATAGTATTGTTGTTGTGTTGTTGCGGTTTGATTTTAGTAGCTTGGGATTTGTCTTCGCTGTGACCAGACCACACCCGCACtcgtgcaaggaccgcacccgcggtcatgtgtTATGGATTTTGGTAGTTCTGCCtttgcaccgcacccgcggtagagttggaccgcacccgcggtgtagcaccgcacccacggtgattgcaggaccgcacccgcggtcgtttgTTTCAGGGTACAGTTTGAGGGTTCTGCCgtatcagcgcacccgcggtggttgttggagcgcacccgcggtcatgtacaGTAGAGGCAtggtcgagattttaagtgtACTTTTGGAGTGGTTGGATCATTTTCCTCCTTCTTCTTTCCTCCATGCTCGATTTTTCTCCCAAGGAAGCTAGGGTTTtcccattttctttcatttccaacctttgattcttggatttggtTGGTGATTCGAGTTAAGATCaaggttcttggttgctctaggaagctaaggtaaacTTTTATTGTTGTTTATGCTTGGTTTTGGAGAAGTGATGATTTGGGTTTAATGTTAgagttggttttatggattatatgttatggattcttggatattgagttgataatggtgttatttatggattattgttgtaggggGTGTATCAAGTGTATAGTTTGGAAGTtgctattggttgtaagtggaatctcattcttttgctcacatgatgatatatgtattgtgtttcaaaggctttaatgtgttattcccttcaagtGCTTAttggttatgtattgattcatttgatatatatattggaggcattgttaTGTCTCAAATCAtagaaaaagggaatacaaaagaaaagatagagtttcaaagtgattgtttaaatgccatagagagagttcaaatgttttctggattgatagatacatagtcagataattgcatgcaattagatgatcatcgcctataggcttatatccctcacagttatcgatttatatcgatgggatatttgcacccacagtcatagatactattgatatcaatccaccatagtaaagagaaataccatcactACAGTTTTATTGATACGAAATGTTATGAAATGTTATGTTTCAAGaggatggtatttatgatttcaaagtgatGTTTTacagattatgatattgttatataagagttccatttgctgagttttatactcatttcagttattttcatgttatCCAGATAAGAGCGACCAGCCGGGACGTTAATGTGGGCTGGAGTCATATGCATGAGAGGAAGGAAGTGAAGGCCATTTTGGCAAGCTTTTGACATGATCATACCAAAGTTTTTATGAGGCCACACGTGCTTCCAAAAGCAACTTCTTTTGGTTCATGAATTTGATTGGTTACAATATAATGACAAAGCACTTGATCAAACAACTCTTGTCTGTTTGTTCTTGCTGACAACATTCAAATGCTTTTTGTTGTTGGTTGGTTGAGGGGCTGATGGAAGTGTGTTTTAGCTACAGGTTGATCTGGAAACCTTTGACTTGCATTTTGTTTCATGTGCACTGAGTTTTTCCCAGCTAGTTAATTTTCTTAAGAAATGCTTGGGTACTAGAGGGATGAGTTGATTTGTTTTTTTCAGTTCATCTGTCTATTTGAAACTCATGTGCAAGGTATGTAAGTATCCATAGGTTACACATGCTCCTACTGGTAAACATGAGTATTGAGttgtttgaaaatatgatagatATGAACAGTTATCATATATATTGAATTTGCACCTTAGTGATCAAGTTTGTTTGTAATTATAGACCAAGAATCTTCGATTAAGTAGAGAGGGCAGTGGGAAGGATGTGCGCCACTTTGAGTTCGATGTTGTTTCATCTGTAAGTCATGCTAAACATTCTCAAATAGGCAGTTGTCCGTTTTCTTTTATGGTTAAAACCATACATATGTTCTTTTCTATTAATGTGTTGTGTTCATGTCTGCAGTCAATAGAATATGAAGTGGGCGATGTTCTTGAGATTCTTCCAGGTCAAAGTTCTGCCGCAGTAGATGCTTTTATACAGCGTTGTAATTTGAACCCTGAGTCTTACATAACTGTATGTAGTTCTCCATTTGAATTTCTTTATCGGTGCTTTTTCTTGAAGattttttcagtgttttccgTGTGCCAATATCACAAATGTAATACTATCCCCTCTTGATCGTTCCTTTAATACTTTTTTCTATGTCTTGTTTAATCATCAGTTGTCCATACATGTTACACGGACCACTGGACTCTTGCATTGGTTACCATGATAATTTTATTATTGGATTTGAATGTATGCATTGTATTCGCAATAAAAGGAAAGCCAAGAAGGGATTTGGAGCTTTGAAGTTAGACATGAGCAAAACATATGACCGCGTAGAATGGAGATACTTGGAAGCCATCATGCTGAAGTTAGGCTTCGCTGCGAGTTTTGTAAGGCTGATCTTAAAATGTATATCTATTGTCTCTTATTCATCCGTGTTAATCACAATACTTATGGTAAGCTGATCCCAAAGCGTGTTATTCGTCAAGGTGATCCTTTATCTCCATATCTATTTGTTTTATGTGCTCAAGGACTTTCGGCCATATTATCTCTTGCGGTGCGAAATAAACTGTTTCAAGGAGTTAAAATTGCCCATAATTGTCAAGAAATCTCTCACTTACTGTTTGCAGATGATAGCTTAAACTTCTTTCGTGCTAAGGAAACAGAGTGCATACAGCTTCGAAGATGTTTGAGAGTTTATGAAATAGCTTATGGACAAACAGTAAATTATGATAAATTGGCCCTCACCTTCAGTCCGAGTGTTTCTTTGGATACTATAAATGCAATCCAGACTACCTTCTCTATACCTGTGGTTCAAGGCCATGAAATTTATTTGGGCCTTCCTACGTTCTCTCTTCGTAGTAAGCGCATTCAATTCTCTAATCTTCGTGAAAGACTTATCAAGAAGATCAATGGCTGGGCATCACGGTTTTTCTTTGCTGTAGGAAAAGAAACTCTGATTAAATCAATCTTGCAAGCCATACCCTCTTATGCAATGTCCTGCTTTAAGCTACCTATTTCATTATGCCATGAACTGGAGCAGTTGTGCGCTAAATTTTGGTGGAATAAAACAACCGATGGAGAGGGAATGCATTGGGCTAGCTGGAGGAAATTATGTAGACCGAAACAATATGGAGGTATGGGGTTTCGTAATCTCTCTGAATTTAATCGTGCTTTTCTTGCTAAACAGGTATGGAAAATTATTACGGATCCTTCCTCGCTTATGGCACAAACGCTCAAATCTCGATATTTTAAAGATTGTGACATTATGGATGCTATTTTAGGATCGAATCCATCCTACATATGGCGATCGATCCTTTGGAGTCGAGATCTTATTCAAAAAGGATTAATGTGGAGAGTGGGGAATGGATCCCACATCAATGCACTTATTGATCGTTGGATTCCTAATCTCTTTTCTGGGAAAAGCTCGATGACAGGCTCAAGTGGTTGAGTAAGGTTCAAGAACTTATTTCATGTGACAGAACGTGGAATGAAGTTGAGGTACGCTCCAAATTTCCTTCGTTCGAAGCAGAATGTATTCTTGATATACCTCTGAGAAATCAGCACACTGAAGATGATAGATTCTGGAAGTGGGGAAAGAAAGGCAAGTACACAGTTAAATCAGGCTACCTGGCTCAAATTGGATGCTTCGATCCACATGAATCTCTATCGCATTCTCGTTGGAAAAGCGGTGGAAAAAGATTTGGCAGCTAAACATCCCACATAAAGTTCGAATATTTTTTTGGTGTGCGAGCAATGAATTAATTCCCGCTTAACTGAACTTGTTTAGAAGACATTTACATACATATAgatgttttttttattgtagCTCTTCGAATGCTTCAACAAGCCATTGTCTAATCTTTTGCCCCCTTGTAAGGCATATCTAGAAAGGTACGCTTTTTTGGCCATATCTAAAGAAATGTGGTGTGTTGTCGTTTATATCATGTGAGTTGTGCCTAATGGATCAAGTTTCACCTGCTGAATTTGAATTGTTTGCAATGCTGGCTTGGGAAATTTGGAAAgagatttgtattttaaaacataatagccataatcccaacaaatatattAAAGTTGAGTGTGTTATGTCGTATCTTGAGCAATTTAGAACAGGTAGATGTGCTTGAAATTTAGCTTCAGGGGAGGTGCAGAGTAGCAGGGATATGAGGTGGGTGCCTCCTCCGTTGGGGCAGTGGCGACTTGATGTCGATGCTGGGTTTAATGATACTGTTGGTAAATATAGTGTGGGTGCTGTGATTCAAAATCATTTTCGAATTATTTTTGCTGCCTCAGCCATTGACATACGAAAACCAGGATCAGTGTTGGAGGCAGAACTCTCGGCTATTCATTTTGGTTTGATGCTTGCTGTGAGAGGTAACTTTTCTGATGTTTGGGTTTTCTCGAACTCCTGTAATGCTGTTAAAGAGGTGACGTCGAAGTCTGAGGCTCGCAACCATCAAGGACTGTTAGTCTTGAACATATTGGATATTTTAACTTCTGGTAGATTTAAAAAGTTAGATCATGTTAGTAGAAATGCAAACAAGTTAGTGCACTGTTTAGCGCGTTTTGCTTTATCTCATCCTTCTCGTTCATGTTGGATGGAAGATTTTTACCCATCGTGATTGATGGATTTAGCTACTgttgatttaattaatgtatAATATCTGATTTCCCCACAAAAAAAAGTGATTCGAATTCTCTCAAACTGACACGAAACTAGTCCGAACATCGCACTgataataattaataacacaaagGAGGTAAACCCAAAAAATTTGGAAGTTGATTCAAGAGGCAAACCCAAAAAATTTCTATAAGACacatgaaaatttaaaagtctcTTCGTCCAGTTAAGAGGGTCTGCCTGGATCATACCAAAAAGGGGAACAATAACTCAGAAAATCTTACTAAGATAAGTTCCCTCCACTCTGCTGCCACAAATTAATGATATCAGTAGCTTGATTGAGCAGAACAACCATCTGTTTCTGGGAAATCCAAGGCTTACTCTCCAGAAAAATTTTAAGCTCTTCCCAAGCATCTTTCCTCGGCCAAAAATAATATGGGCTCAAAGGAACAGTCCCATGACCTCCCGCAATCACTTGATCTAAAGCTATCCCTATGTTCTTTTCCATCCAAACGAATTTCAAAACCAGCCTCGGTCCCTCCATAGGCATCACCACAACTCCCACTTTCTTCTTTACTTTTATTATTGTCAAGATCATGATTATTATTATCCAAGATCAATGATTCATGAGTGGTAGAGGGAGATGAAACACGGATTTTGAAGGGTTCGAGTTTGATTTTGCTGGGTTGGGGTTGATGATAAGAAAAAGGTGGAGTCTTCAAGGTAAAAAATATTGAATCTCTGGGGagttttgatttgagaaaaagGTCTAAGTGGATTCTCGTTGTGGGTTGAGACTTGAGAGCACACCGGTGTGAACATCTTGTCCTCCGCTGGCAGAATTATTCGAGGGAGAAGAAAATGGCTTCGGGGACTGCGCTCGTACTCTTAATAAATAACTAGTAACCGTggctaatatattaaatatttatgatattAAAACATAATGACGTCACAACATAAAGAAGAGAGTTTATTTTTCACGGTGGTTAGTTTGGAGAAGAAATAACATTATTTTTCACGTGAGCAGTTTCCTTATGACggtgaatataatattatttgttaagaaaaaatataatataaaaaatgaaaagggTAAAATAAGAAAGAAAGTTGGTGTTCTCATAGAACGGTTATTATTAGGGGCTCAACtataataaaatagtaaatagtaaatataaaaaattaaaaaggatAAAACAGGAAAGAAAGTTGGTGTCTTCACAGAGCAGTTATTATTAGGGTCTCatacttaatataatagtatagataattttcattttttaacttttacaaaaatacagtttattttTTTCCTTCATAATTTATAGATAGATAATTATTGTTTCCCAAATTTGTTTCAGCGTACTACATTTTAAGACAACTGTATTTTCCTTCCAAACATCATATATACACTAGTAACCGTGGCACACACGTTGCGTGTGTCCTGAATACATGTggctaatatattaaatattcatgatATTACAACATAATGACGTCACAACATAAAGAAGAGAGTTTATTTTTCACGGTGGCTAGTTTGGAgaagaaataatattatttttcacgtgAGCAGTTTCTTTATGACggtgaatataatattatttgttaagaaaaaatataatataaaaaatgagaAAGGGTAAAACAGGAAAGAAAGTTGATGTCCTCATAGAGACGGTTATTATTAGAGGTTCAACtataataaaatagtaaatataaaaaattaaaaaaggtAAAACAGGAAATAAAGTTGGTGTCCTCATAGAGCGTTTATTATTAGATCCTCatacttaatataatagtatagatacacacacacacacgatgTTTCATATCTTTGATTGTGATAAATTGATCacgaatatattatatttacatctttttccttcaacatttcaaaTACCGAAAAATAATAATGCATATATAAATgtaattcaaaaatatcaaaGTTAGAATATCGCAAGAatcaatttctcataccaataATGTTCCTAATCTCTTTTCCAACCATTTTCTTGTATTTAAATGAGAGAATCAActctattaaaaaaaataagaagagAAAATCAACTATTTTCAAGACCAGGCTTCGACATAATACTTGCCGGCCTTCTCCAGTGCTTGAATCCATCTCGAAGCAACCTCTTTCGAAACCCCACTTTCAGCAGAAACTATATCTTCAAAGGCTGATAATACATCTGAAGGCATCTTATTTGACGATCCAGCAATGTACACAGAAGCACCTTGACTAAGCAAACCCCATATCTTAGTGCTTTGCTCCTTAATTTTGTGTTGCACATACACTTTCCGTGGCTGGTCCCTTGAAAACGCAGCATAGAATCCTCCACCCTTGTCTTCGGATAGTACCCCCTCCGTTCTGTGAAtgtttcatccaaaaatcttgaTAGAGAAAGTCATTGTCTCTGTTTCTGCATCCGAAGAAAAAAATCATCGGAGCTGTTGGGTCAGATTCATTTTGAAGTGCTCTTACTTCCACAAATCCACGAAAAGGTGCACATCCCGTTCCAGGACCAATGAGGATAAGAGGAAGGGATGGCGGTGGAGGAGGAAGCAAACCTTTCTTAAACCACACTGCTACTAGTACATCTGATGAAGATTAAATACAATTTGTGAAAGTATATAACAGGAGACTAAGATTTTCTTGGTATAATAGATAGAAGTCAGAATATGATAATGGACTCACTCTGCTGAGGATCAAGACTGGCTAGCCAAGACGAGCAAAGACCTGAACGCTTCCTCTTGTATGGGGTCTTCCACGTGACCACACTTACCGTTAAGTGCACTTGATTTGGATGAGCTGAATGACAAGAAGAGATGGAGAAGGCCCTTGTTTTTAATGGAGGAACCAACTGTACCAACCATTCGAAGGGCATTTGCACAGAAGGGAAATCCTCCAATACCTACATTACATTACAGCTCCGGTGAAAAATGAGTAAGAATGTAGAGTAGAAAAGAGTTCATAAATTCTCCTCGTCCTTCTAACATAAATATGAAGCACTTGAACCTATCAAAGAGCACGTTATCTGAAAACCTAAAAAAGATTACCTATTATATCTCTGATATGAAGCAATATTTAAAGACGATGCTCTTATTTTTCCTTTGTTCATCAATAGAAAGAAATCACAGTTTATGCGTACAAAACAAAATTATTTCCTTGATGCAAATGGTTTAGTGGTATATTTTCCGAAATATAACAGGTCAGAAATAAAAGTTGCAAACCAAGGACACTACCATTTTCCCGGGACAAGATGAAACATCAAAGGAGAATATCAGACAAACGTCTTGCATTTTCCAGGGTTGATCGCATAGTACATTTTACACGTAAAAAGACGTTGAAAAAGGTTtacataagaaataagaaaatctaaaggacaaacGAATGCAAAATAATACTTGTAGAAAATTAACAATATCTTGTCACCTCTAAAACAGTCCTTCGCTCCTTCTGGTTGTATTGGTATAGATCATCTCTTCCTTCTGGCGAGGCAAAATATTGAAGCCTTTCCTTCTCATGTTCAGCACTGGCAAAAAAACTCATGACCTAAAGAAGCCCATAGATTAGAAACAACAATTGAATGTGTTATGGAGAACATCAGAAACAATTGTCTAGATAATAAAGCAGATGTGCAAGATTAAGATATTGCGACACAGGATACACCAATCAATCATATCTTCAATTCAGAATAAATTGACAAAGCAAAAGATACAAATCAATTGGTACAAGCTTACCTCAAAGAAGTAACGTCTAGGAGAAGCTGAGGCCACATCCATATTCAGCTCAACAAAAGTTTTTAGTTTCACAGGGAACAGGGAGGTATTTATCCCAGCTTTATTCCCTTTATCTCGCGGCTGAATCTAAAGACAAGTAttgtaatgaaaataaaattggaGAACTAGTTAAACAAACCAAATCCACTTAGATAAAGCACCAAGCAGCAATTTATCATGGTAACCAATGCAAGAGTCCAGTGGTCCGTGTAACATGTATGGACAACTGATGATTAAACAAGACATAGAAAAAAGTATTAAAGGAACGATCAAGAGGGGATAGTATTACATTTGTGATATTGGCACAcggaaaacactgaaaaaatCTTCAAGAAAAAGCACCGATAAAGAAATTCAAATGGAGAACTACATACAGTTATGTAAGACTCAGGGTTCAAATTACAACGCTGTATGAAAGCATCTACTGCGGCAGAACTTTGACCTGGAAGAATCTCAAGAACATCGCCCACTTCATATTCTATTGACTGCAGACATGAACACAACACATTAATAGAAAAGAACATATGTATGGTTTTAACCATAAAAGAAAACGGACAACTGCCTATTTGAGAATGTTTAGCATGACTTACAGATGAAACAACATCGAACTCAAAGTGGCGCACATCCTTCCCACTGCCCTCTCTACTTAATCGAAGATTCTTGGTCTATAATTACAAACAAACTTGATCACTAAGGTGCAAATTCGATATATATGATAACTGTTCATatctatcatattttcaaacaaCTCAATACTCATGTTTACCAGTAGGAGCATGTGTAACCTATGGATACTTACATACCTTGCACATGAGTTTCAAATAGACAGATGAACTGAAAAAAACAAATCAACTCATCCCTCTAGTACCCAAGCATTTCTTAAGAAAATTAACTAGCTGGGAAAAACTCAGTGCACATGAAACAAAATGCAAGTCAAAGGTTTCCAGATCAACCTGTAGCTAAAACACACTTCCATCAGCCCCTCAACCAACCAACAACAAAAAGCATTTGAATGTTGTCAGCAAGAACAAACAGACAAGAGTTGTTTGATCAAGTGCTTTGTCATTATATTGTAACCAATCAAATTCATGAACCAAAAGAAGTTGCTTTTGGAAGCACGTGTGGCCTCATAAAAACTTTGGTATCTATATATACATCATTACAAATTTACAATCAGTGTTCTTGTCAGTAGGTTGTGGGTAAATTATAGTCAAAACAGGCTTCCTGTGGATCGGAAACCTTTTCTATTTCTGTCAGAAAAACACACTTTCAAATATTCTCAAGTCAAGGATTTATCCCTAGGAAGAAAGATATGCTATACTGCTGAAATTTGACGGAATAGTTTTGAAAGACTCAAAACACTTGTAGATGAAGAAAGCACAACTGAACAGGTAAACAGAATATCACGACAACTATTTTAGTGCTAAAGACAAAATATGATGATAATACCATTTTCAGGAAGCACTCAGGCCTGTTCTTCCCAGAAGGTACTGCAGGAGTCATTGAACGGGTCCTCTCAACCTGCATCTCAAGATACTTCAAACCTGTACAGAGTTTTCACTTCAATACGATCTTATAGTGGCAGAAACATAgacatatttttaataaaataaaaacttcgGATATCATCAATGCATTATAATATCGAGGAATAATGAAACAATGAAATATGGAAGACTTGTTGGACTTTCATGTTCACCAAATATCTAAGAAACAAGTAACCTGTGGCATTTGAAACTGGTGGTACCCCTTCATTGATGTCATGATATATAATTTGTGCTCTAGGTCGATCAATTAAAGCTGCATCTGGATTGACAAAAACTGGACCATTTGGAAGTAATTTGGGATTCATTTGATATAATATATTCCACAAGGAGGACATCCAGGGATCCAAAGCCCCTTCATACCTATGAACGAAATGCCAATCATAAACCTTTTATGagaatgaataatttaaaatattcacattaatttgaataaatgaaaattaaaaagTTGAATATCTTAAAATATGCAGGAAACAACATAAAGTGCACAAATCATCTGAGAGCCATTGTCACAGGAATAGCCAGATGAACAATTAGCATCATACTACAAGCATTTTGGCAAGTGAAAATTAGTACCAAATGACACAGCCATTAAAATA
This genomic interval from Primulina eburnea isolate SZY01 chromosome 16, ASM2296580v1, whole genome shotgun sequence contains the following:
- the LOC140816025 gene encoding uncharacterized protein → MRWVPPPLGQWRLDVDAGFNDTVGKYSVGAVIQNHFRIIFAASAIDIRKPGSVLEAELSAIHFGLMLAVRGNFSDVWVFSNSCNAVKEVTSKSEARNHQGLLVLNILDILTSGRFKKLDHVSRNANKLVHCLARFALSHPSRSCWMEDFYPS